The Candidatus Eisenbacteria bacterium nucleotide sequence GGTCTGGCGTCGCCGAATTGTGCCCGAGGTACCTCTCATCCCCTTAGCGTTTGCGACCGCCTTTGGCTTTAACGCCGCGTCGATTTGGGATCTCAAGACCGGAAATGTCTCCGGGTTCGAGCAATTGCTCCTCTGGCTCGGTCTCGCGGCATACGTCCAGGGTCGTCAGGCCGTATCGGCAGTACGCATTGTGGCTGGGTCTCTCTTCAAGCTCCTTCCCGCCGCGTTCTTGGCCCTCCTTGTGGTGCCGGCAAAGGATCGAGAACAAAGCTGGAAGGTTCCTACCATAGCCCTACTACTGGTCGCAGCTTTGGTGTTGGTCCCCACTCTCCTCGGGCCGGAGTGGACACGAGGGTACCTAGGCAATTTCCCGGATGAGAGACCTTGGGGGTACGTGAACCCGTCCGCACTCGGACTGATCGACACGCTTCTTGATCGGCATGATGGGAGCCTTCTAAAAGAGAGCCTTCCGAACCTCGTTCTCTGGGGCGTTTATGTGCTCTTGGTGTGTGTCATCAGTATCCGACCTGTTCGCAGGGCGCTTCAGGCGAAGAGTCCCATGTTGTGGGTGATGACGGCGACACCACTCTTCGTCCTG carries:
- a CDS encoding glycosyltransferase family 87 protein → MRKSDRQLTARLGGGTFGRTLAESVLLVAMLAAAPLLVQTSARQPWDFETYWYAARAAISGGDPYSPDQLAHVADRPVAMPFVYPPITIPVFAPFTLSPVLEARWIWLTLKVVAILALFQVWRRRIVPEVPLIPLAFATAFGFNAASIWDLKTGNVSGFEQLLLWLGLAAYVQGRQAVSAVRIVAGSLFKLLPAAFLALLVVPAKDREQSWKVPTIALLLVAALVLVPTLLGPEWTRGYLGNFPDERPWGYVNPSALGLIDTLLDRHDGSLLKESLPNLVLWGVYVLLVCVISIRPVRRALQAKSPMLWVMTATPLFVL